Part of the Fodinicurvata sp. EGI_FJ10296 genome, CGGCGACGGCGCTGGAACGGTATATTCGCGACAAGATGACGTGGTCGCGTGAGCGTCCGCTGGCATCGAAGGTCTTCGCCAACGAGATCATCCACGGCGCCCAGCATGTCGAGCATTATCTATCGACGAAGTTGCGCCAGACCCTGGACTATCGTACCGGCATCATCCGGCAATGGATCGACGATGGCCGGATGGCACCGGTCGCGCCGCACCATTTGTTTTTCACGCTCTGGGCAATGACGCAGACCTATGCCGATTTCGACGTCCAGATCCGCCACGTCCTGGCCGTCGACGCACTGTCCGACGCGGAATTCGACCGCGCGACCGATCATGCCATCGACTTCGTACTGCGCGGCTGCGGCCTCGATCGTGCTGCACCGCCAAAAGGCGGCTGACGCGCAGACCGTCGTTTCCTCCGTGCTGCGGGAACCGGCCCGCAAACGATCTTCCGCATTGCAGGGTACGCGCGAAAATGTTCTCCTGCTGGCAAGCGCTGATGATCGACGCATGCCACCAGAACGCTGGCAGGCAAATGCACGGTCAGCGAAATCAGAGCCCGTGAACTGGGCCTGTGAACCGGGGGATGGATGACGATCGCAACGGTGACATCACCAGAACTGATGCTGATCGGCGCCGACGCGGTAGAGCGTATCGCTGACGTGATGGCCCGGCTTCATGTGTCCCGACCGCTGATCGTGACGGATCCCTTCATCGCCACGGCCCCGCCCTATCAGCGTCTTTCCAATGCCCTGACCGCCGCCGGAATCCCCCACGACAGCTATTC contains:
- a CDS encoding TetR/AcrR family transcriptional regulator, which encodes MDAGRPRESHAALAPSRPAGGRTRRANEARILQAAEAVFAEAGFNGATMQAIAERAGLPKANVHYYFGTKEVLYRTLLDTILDMWVDAFDHFTPDADPATALERYIRDKMTWSRERPLASKVFANEIIHGAQHVEHYLSTKLRQTLDYRTGIIRQWIDDGRMAPVAPHHLFFTLWAMTQTYADFDVQIRHVLAVDALSDAEFDRATDHAIDFVLRGCGLDRAAPPKGG